The Candida orthopsilosis Co 90-125, chromosome 7 draft sequence genome has a window encoding:
- a CDS encoding hypothetical protein (incomplete, gene extends across a gap in the sequence) → MARPKVLLVLYAGGKHAQEEKKLLGAIENELGIRQFIEDHGYDLVATTDKDKVGSAFDSNLEDAEIVITTPFYPAYLTKERIAKAPKLKIAVTAGVGSDHVDLNAANERGIAVLEVTGSNVQSVAEHAVMTMLVLIR, encoded by the coding sequence ATGGCTAGACCAAAGGTTTTATTAGTTCTTTACGCTGGTGGTAAACACGCTCAAGaggagaagaagttgttggGTGCTATTGAAAACGAATTAGGTATTCGTCAATTCATTGAAGACCACGGTTACGACTTGGTTGCAACTACAGACAAGGACAAAGTTGGCTCTGCATTTGACAGCAACTTGGAAGATGCTGAGATTGTCATTACAACCCCTTTTTACCCAGCCTACTTGACTAAAGAAAGAATCGCTAAGgcaccaaaattgaaaattgctGTCACTGCTGGTGTTGGCTCTGACCATGTTGACTTGAACGCTGCCAATGAAAGAGGTATTGCAGTCTTGGAAGTCACTGGATCCAATGTTCAATCAGTTGCTGA
- a CDS encoding allantoate permease, which translates to MVRQNSINSAWSADSRTNLKGEKDVITTIESGSSFESNELEKNPFLDPKVEKYYRDLYTKTKYESYSAFDPAFEWTEEEEKTVVRKLNWRVAFTACLLFVSLQVDRGNLQQAVSDNFLDDLGLNTNDYNTGNTIFLVSFLLAEVPSQLISKALGPDIFIPFQICAWSIVAMTQAALKGKAGFYITRCLIGALEGGFIADLVLWLSYFFTSKELPIRLSWFWTTLSLCQIATSLMAFGLLRINTWGWHGWQFLFLIEGGFTLARCNTNXXXXXXXXXXXXXXXXXXXVVNRILRDDPSKGSMNNRQAIGPKNLFKSFIDYDLWPIYAIGLIAYIGMGTFQSYFTLMNRQLGFSVFDTNLMTIPSSVLHIVFLLLISWFSERVGERSLVCTIAPLYSTPLIAVIRWWSGSGKQIWATWVLNTLYLGQPYIHAICVAWVSRNSNSVRNRSICSALYNMFVQLGNIIGNNIYREDDKPMYKRGNMQLFAITLTLIPVLLLTKGYYIWRNKRRDQIWNAMSGEEKHVYRETTKDEANKRLDFRFDH; encoded by the coding sequence ATGGTTCGTCAGAATTCCATTAATTCAGCTTGGTCGGCTGATAGCAgaaccaatttgaaaggCGAAAAAGATGTTATTACTACAATTGAATCTGGTTCCTCGTTTGAATCCAATGAGTTGGAAAAGAATCCATTTTTGGATCCCAAGGTGGAAAAATACTATCGTGACTTATACACTAAAACCAAATACGAGAGCTACTCGGCATTTGATCCAGCCTTTGAATGGACTGAGGAGGAAGAGAAGACTGTTGTAAGGAAGTTAAATTGGAGAGTTGCCTTCACTGCATGCCTTTTGTTTGTGAGTTTACAGGTTGACAGGGGAAACTTACAACAAGCTGTGTCTGACAACTTTTTAGATGATTTGGGTTTAAACACTAACGATTACAACACGGGTAACACCATATTCCTTGTCAGTTTTTTGCTTGCTGAAGTTCCTTCCcagttgatttcaaaggCGTTGGGTCCAGATATCTTTATCCCATTCCAAATTTGTGCTTGGAGCATCGTTGCTATGACACAGGCCGCATTGAAAGGTAAAGCTGGATTCTACATTACGAGATGCTTGATCGGAGCATTGGAGGGTGGATTCATTGCTGATTTAGTGTTGTGGTTGAGCTACTTCTTTACCAGTAAAGAGTTGCCTATTAGATTGTCTTGGTTCTGGACTACTTTATCGTTATGTCAAATTGCAACGTCTTTAATGGCATTTGGTTTATTGAGAATTAACACCTGGGGATGGCATGGGTGGCAATTCCTTTTCTTGATCGAAGGTGGTTTTACCTTGGCTCGATGCAATACCAATNNNNNNNNNNNNNNNNNNNNNNNNNNNNNNNNNNNNNNNNNNNNNNNNNNNNNNNNNGTTGTCAATCGTATACTTAGGGATGATCCTAGCAAAGGATCCATGAATAATCGTCAAGCTATTGGCCCGAAGAACCTATTCAAGAGTTTCATTGATTATGATTTGTGGCCGATTTATGCGATTGGACTTATTGCTTATATCGGAATGGGAACATTTCAGTCATATTTTACCCTTATGAATAGACAGTTGGGATTTTCTGTTTTCGATACCAATTTGATGACAATTCCATCCTCAGTACTCCAtattgtgtttttgttgcTCATTTCATGGTTTTCTGAACGAGTTGGCGAGAGGAGCTTGGTATGCACTATAGCTCCATTGTACTCAACACCCCTCATTGCTGTTATCAGATGGTGGCTGGGGTCAGGTAAACAGATTTGGGCGACGTGGGTCTTGAACACTTTGTACTTGGGACAGCCATACATTCATGCCATTTGTGTTGCGTGGGTGTCACGAAACTCCAATTCAGTTCGAAACAGATCCATATGTTCTGCTTTATACAATATGTTTGTGCAATTGGGTAATATTATCGGTAACAACATTTATCGTGAAGACGATAAGCCAATGTACAAACGAGGAAACATGCAGTTGTTTGCTATTACATTGACTCTCATTCCAGTTTTATTGTTAACTAAAGGGTACTACATTTGGAGAAACAAGAGGAGAGACCAAATTTGGAATGCGATGAGTGGAGAGGAGAAACACGTTTATAGAGAAACTACAAAGGATGAAGCTAACAAAAGGTTAGACTTTAGATTTGATCATTAG
- a CDS encoding allantoate permease, giving the protein MTRQNSSGSITSDEKLKGTKEVITTIETDSSYEANKLAKNPFLDPKVEEFYRDLYTKSRYESYSAFDPTFEWTEEEEKKVIWKLNWRVVFTACLLFVSLQVGRGNLSQAVSDNFLDDLGLNTNDFNVGNTIFTCSFLVCRSSITVDFESFGTGYTIPATVIHIIFLLLITWFSERINERSFVCTIMPIYTIPIMGVIRWWPGAGNEAWPTWVLNTLYLGQPYIHAICVAWVSRNSNSVRNRSICLALYNIFVQLGSIIGSNIYREDDKPLYKRGNMQLFAITFILLPILLLTKAYYMWRNKKR; this is encoded by the coding sequence ATGACTCGACAAAATTCAAGTGGTTCTATCACATCAgatgagaaattgaagggCACTAAGGAAgtcatcaccaccatcgAAACAGATTCTTCTTACGAAGCGAATAAGTTAGCCAAGAATCCATTCTTAGATCCAAAAGTCGAAGAATTTTATCGTGATCTTTACACAAAGTCAAGGTATGAGAGCTATTCCGCATTCGATCCTACTTTCGAATGgacagaagaagaggagaaaAAGGTTATTTGGAAGTTGAACTGGAGAGTTGTCTTCACTGCAtgtcttttgtttgtgaGTTTACAGGTTGGTCGTGGTAACTTAAGTCAAGCAGTTTCAGACAACTTTTTGGACGACTTGGGATTGAACACGAATGACTTCAATGTTGGAAATACCATTTTTACTTGTAGCTTTTTAGTCTGCAGAAGTTCCATCACAGTTGATTTCGAAAGCTTTGGGACCGGATATACCATTCCAGCAACTGTTATTCATATTATATTTTTGTTGCTTATTACTTGGTTTTCAGAAAGAATCAACGAACGAAGCTTTGTATGCACAATCATGCCGATTTACACTATCCCCATAATGGGGGTCATCAGATGGTGGCCAGGTGCAGGTAATGAAGCTTGGCCTACTTGGGTTTTGAATACATTGTATTTGGGACAACCTTATATTCATGCCATTTGTGTTGCATGGGTCTCAAGAAACTCCAATTCAGTTCGTAACAGATCAATCTGTTTGGCATTGTACAatatttttgttcaattgggAAGTATAATTGGAAGTAACATTTATCGTGAAGACGATAAACCGTTGTACAAACGAGGAAACATGCAATTGTTTGCAATTACGTTTATTTTGTTGCCAATTTTGTTATTGACTAAGGCGTATTATATGTGgagaaacaagaaaagataG
- a CDS encoding Rbd2 protein (S. cerevisiae homolog RBD2 localizes to COPI-coated vesicle, Golgi apparatus) yields the protein MKCGDNVLCQKVTRDIVLYWSTKHVRKKFTQMYLLYTDYLQLYTSRDSDNPMEQSPINTFPPSLGTLKQIPALTAGLPIFTFILCFLKNTLGFKFSSLILYPTSPLEFNLNALSLYSLIHVGYLHWLLNICAIFTPLAMYEKRHGTVYTGITLNLLTVIAALQYCIVGLFFYPETGVVGLSGVGFSFIAYMAYKEHQYKPVLETFNIGSREIKIYTLAAPFIAAVVCLIVFPASSLPGHLAGISTGFLLAKGYINKLFPPSSIILKIENFVAPGIALIDQIVSYHKEEDAVHVRSVQYAPILAEGDAEASSATTSVVQPQPTRSSSYIRETHVLGGA from the coding sequence ATGAAATGTGGTGATAACGTCTTGTGCCAAAAAGTAACGCGCgatattgttttgtattgGTCGACAAAACACgtaagaaaaaaatttaccCAGATGTACCTTCTATATACCGACTACCTCCAATTATACACATCAAGAGACAGTGATAACCCAATGGAACAGTCTCCAATTAACACCTTCCCACCATCTTTGGGAACCCTCAAACAAATACCCGCATTAACAGCTGGTTTACCAATATTCACCTTCATTCTATGTTTTCTTAAAAACACATTGGgatttaaattttcaagtttaATACTTTATCCTACATCACCATTGgagttcaatttgaatgcTTTGTCGCTATATTCATTGATTCATGTTGGTTATTTGCATTGGTTACTAAACATTTGTGCAATTTTTACCCCGTTGGCCATGTATGAAAAACGTCATGGTACTGTATATACTGGAATCACATTGAATCTCCTTACCGTTATTGCTGCATTGCagtattgtattgttggGTTATTTTTTTACCCAGAAACTGGAGTGGTTGGACTATCAGGAGTTGGATTTTCATTTATCGCATACATGGCATACAAGGAACACCAGTATAAGCCAGTGTTGGAGACATTCAATATTGGATCCCgtgaaatcaaaatctaCACATTGGCAGCACCCTTTATAGCAGCAgttgtttgtttgattgttttCCCAGCAAGTTCATTACCTGGTCATTTAGCTGGTATTTCCACTGGATTTCTTTTAGCTAAAGgttacatcaacaaattgtttccTCCATCAAGcataattttgaaaatagagAATTTTGTGGCTCCGGGTATTGCATTAATAGATCAGATTGTTTCCTATcataaagaagaagatgctGTACATGTTAGAAGTGTACAATATGCACCAATATTAGCCGAAGGAGATGCAGAAGCCTCGTCTGCTACAACTTCAGTTGTTCAACCACAACCTACACGCAGCTCATCATATATAAGGGAGACACATGTATTGGGAGGAGCTTAA
- a CDS encoding Tom40 h (involved in mitochondrial protein import), translated as MSAQPQHTPVPINDISKLAIPTLPNVTPPPPKQNSFWSSNPVFSYLNDVHNAISEHRANLGLTNPGTIENLNKEVSRDVFLNQYFFTGLRADLNKAFSISPAFQTSHTLSLGSQVLPPYAFSALFAADDYFLQGNIDNEYNFSGRINYGWDKANISKVTLQLAQSQPSMVQLEQDYQANDFSINLKTLNPSFLYDGFSGVAVASLLQSITPKFALGLEAMYSKQPLAPPDTAVSYVARYNNAGKWIASAQFQGQGALVASFWRKVSDKVEAGLETQVAATVKQVADPLMGIGFEPVVEGTTTIGAKYEYRTAVFRGQLDSKGKVSAFLEKRILPTVSVLFSGEIDQFKNTSRLGLGLQFEAAGNEQLLLMQQGLVDANGNPVPGAPAPAL; from the coding sequence ATGTCGGCTCAACCACAACACACCCCAGTTCCAATTAACGATATTTCTAAATTGGCAATCCCAACATTACCAAACGTTACcccaccaccaccaaagcAAAATTCATTTTGGTCATCCAACCCAGTATTTTCATACTTGAATGATGTGCATAACGCCATAAGTGAACATCGTGCTAATTTGGGATTAACTAACCCAGGAACcattgaaaacttgaaCAAAGAAGTTAGTAGAGATGTTttcttgaatcaatatTTCTTCACCGGTTTAAGAGCTGATTTAAACAAGGCATTTTCCATATCACCTGCTTTCCAAACTTCACATACTTTGAGTTTGGGATCACAAGTCTTGCCACCTTATGCATTCAGTGCATTATTTGCTGCCGATGATTACTTCTTACAAGGAAACATTGATAATGAATATAATTTTAGTGGAAGAATCAATTATGGATGGGATAAAGCCAATATTTCGAAAGTTACATTACAATTGGCTCAATCGCAACCATCAATGGTCCAATTAGAGCAAGACTATCAAGCTAATGATTTCtccatcaatttgaaaactttaaaCCCAAGTTTCTTGTATGATGGTTTTTCAGGTGTTGCCGTTGCTTCTTTGTTGCAAAGTATAACTCCCAAATTTGCTCTTGGTTTAGAAGCAATGTATTCTAAACAACCTTTGGCTCCACCAGATACTGCTGTTTCGTATGTTGCTCGTTATAACAATGCTGGAAAATGGATTGCTTCCGCTCAATTCCAAGGTCAAGGGGCATTAGTTGCTTCATTTTGGAGAAAAGTTAgtgataaagttgaagcCGGTTTAGAAACTCAAGTTGCTGCCACCGTCAAACAAGTTGCTGATCCATTGATGGGTATTGGATTCGAACCAGTTGTTGAAGGTACTACAACCATCGGTGCTAAATATGAATATAGAACTGCTGTATTCAGAGGTCAATTGGATTCAAAGGGTAAAGTCAGTGcatttttggaaaagagaaTCTTGCCTACTGTAAGTGTATTATTTAGtggtgaaattgatcaattcaaaaacacTTCAAGATTAGGATTGGgtttacaatttgaagCCGCTGGTAAtgaacaattgttgttgatgcaaCAAGGATTGGTTGATGCTAATGGAAACCCAGTTCCTGGTGCTCCAGCTCCTGCGTTATAA
- a CDS encoding Pfk2 phosphofructokinase beta subunit, Pfk1p-Pfk2p heteromultimer, producing MTSIVNGTSTVYLVAASQQLLDNAITFYTNTLGLTEHSKTEDTTFLSNDGNKAIIEIRLDTKEGLSESEIQSRRSDIESKLNVVDWRSLDNTSVIKVANLVDLIEVLTSSKFVLQITPNELYPNEVYIVDPLGYIIGFTACNDPLTVVPPIQKTKPVVASTAMQTNVPSNSTSIKNDSELLGDFKRRRNIAIMTSGGDAPGMNACVRAVVRAAIYRGCKAFAIMEGYEGLVRGGPRYIKEMKWQDVRGYLSEGGTNIGTARCMEFKERWGRLTACKHMVEAGIDGLIVCGGDGSLTGADLFRSEWPSLISELKENGDITEDQYERHKHLYICGLVGSIDNDMATTDSTIGGYSALERICRAIDYIDATANSHSRAFVVEVMGRHCGWLALMAGIATSADYILIPEKPSSSRDWTDQMVQIVSQHRKAGKRKTIVIVAEGAITSDLKPISSKEVKDVLVDRLGLDTRITTLGHVQRGGGAVAFDRLLATLQGVEAVKAVLELDPQTPSPLIAIDENKIVRKPLVEAVKITKSVAAAIEDKDFEKAMSFRDSEFKEHLYNFIAMNTANHRGPSLPVEKRKKIAIMNIGAPAGGMNSAVYAMATYCMSKGHTPYAIHNGFAGLSRHESVKSIEWLDIEGWNSIGGSLIGTNRQTPSETDIGMIAHYFEKYQFDGLIIVGGFEAFISLNQLEQARSMYPAFRMPMVLIPATISNNVPGTEYSLGSDTCLNAIMEYCDIIKQSASATRGRAFVIEVQGGNSGYIATFASLVSGAQASYVPEEGIQLEQLEMDINSLRESFAVEQNMTKAGKLIIKSSNASKTLTPQVLADIIRAESNGEFDTKTAIPGHVQQGGIPSPIDRTRADRFAIKAVQFIEDHVERMQQTRYELDFPLDDGELQATAAVLGVKGSHLKFTSIRRLFDFETELGRRMPKKVFWTKTRGIADDLVGRTRYHKAE from the coding sequence ATGACGTCAATTGTTAATGGAACATCAACTGTCTACTTAGTGGCAGCTTCACAACAATTGCTAGACAATGCAATTACTTTCTACACCAACACGTTGGGTCTTACTGAGCACTCGAAAACTGAAGACACAACTTTTCTTTCGAATGATGGAAACAAGGccatcattgaaatcagaTTAGATACAAAAGAAGGGTTATCTGAATCTGAGATACAATCAAGAAGATCAGATATTGAGTCGAAAttgaatgttgttgattggaGATCTTTAGATAATACATCAGTTATTAAGGTTGCCAATTTAGTcgatttgattgaagtATTGACTAGCTCCAAATTTGTCTTACAAATTACTCCCAATGAATTATATCCTAATGAAGTTTACATTGTTGATCCATTGGGGTATATAATTGGATTCACAGCTTGTAACGATCCTTTAACTGTTGTGCCACCTATACAAAAGACCAAACCTGTGGTTGCTAGTACTGCTATGCAAACTAATGTtccatcaaattcaacatcaatcaaaaatgatCTGGAACTTTTGGGTGATTTCAAGCGCAGAAGAAATATTGCTATAATGACTTCTGGTGGTGATGCTCCAGGTATGAATGCATGTGTTCGTGCTGTTGTTAGAGCTGCCATTTATCGTGGATGCAAAGCATTTGCCATTATGGAAGGTTATGAAGGTTTAGTTAGAGGTGGACCTCGTTATATTAAGGAAATGAAGTGGCAAGATGTTAGGGGTTACTTGAGTGAAGGCGGTACTAATATCGGTACCGCTAGATGTATGGAGTTTAAAGAGCGTTGGGGTAGATTGACTGCTTGTAAACATATGGTTGAGGCAGGAATTGATGGGTTGATTGTTTGTGGTGGGGATGGATCTTTAACTGGTGCGGATTTATTCCGTAGTGAATGGCCTTCATTGATTTCTGAGTTGAAGGAGAATGGAGATATAACTGAAGACCAGTATGAAAGACATAAACATTTATACATTTGTGGATTGGttggatcaattgataatgataTGGCCACTActgattcaacaattgggGGATATTCAGCATTGGAAAGAATTTGTCGTgcaattgattatattgATGCCACTGCCAATTCTCATAGTCgtgcttttgttgttgaagttatGGGTAGACATTGTGGTTGGTTGGCATTGATGGCGGGTATTGCCACTAGTGCTGATTATATCTTGATTCCTGAAAAACCTTCATCTAGCCGTGATTGGACTGATCAAATggttcaaattgtttctcaACATAGAAAGGCCGGTAAGAGGAAGactattgttattgttgcCGAAGGTGCTATCACATCCGATTTGAAACCTATTAGTTCAAAAGAAGTCAAGGATGTTCTTGTTGATAGATTAGGATTAGATACAAGAATTACGACATTGGGACATGTTCAAAGAGGTGGAGGGGCCGTGGCGTTTGATCGTCTATTAGCAACTTTACAAGGTGTTGAAGCAGTTAAAGCAGTATTGGAATTAGACCCCCAAAcaccatcaccattgattgctattgatgaaaacaaaattgttcGTAAACCATTGGTGGAGGCTGTTAAAATTACTAAATCAGTGGCGGCAGCAATCGAAgataaagattttgaaaaggCAATGTCATTTAGAGATTCTGAATTTAAAGAGCATTTGTATAATTTTATTGCCATGAATACTGCTAATCATAGGGGACCTTCATTACCAGtggaaaagagaaagaaaattgcCATTATGAATATTGGAGCACCTGCTGGTGGTATGAATTCGGCTGTTTATGCCATGGCCACGTATTGTATGTCAAAGGGGCATACGCCATATGCCATTCATAATGGATTTGCTGGGTTATCAAGACATGAATCtgttaaatcaattgaatggttGGATATTGAAGGATGGAATAGCATTGGTGGGTCATTAATAGGAACCAATAGACAAACACCCAGTGAAACCGATATTGGAATGATTGCTCAttactttgaaaaatatcaatttgatggGTTGATTATTGTTGGTGGATTTGAAGCATTTATTTCATTAAATCAACTAGAACAAGCAAGGTCAATGTACCCAGCATTTAGAATGCCTATGGTTTTGATCCCAGCTACTATATCAAATAATGTCCCTGGTACTGAGTACTCTTTAGGATCAGACACTTGTCTTAATGCAATTATGGAATATTGTGATattatcaaacaatcaGCATCAGCAACTAGAGGAAGAGCATTTGTAATTGAAGTCCAAGGAGGTAATTCAGGATACATTGCCACATTTGCTTCATTAGTCAGTGGTGCACAAGCATCCTATGTTCCTGAAGAAGGTATacaattggaacaattaGAAATGGATATCAATTCACTTCGAGAATCATTTGctgttgaacaaaatatGACAAAAGCAGGTAAATTAATCATCAAGTCATCAAATGCATCAAAGACCCTAACACCACAAGTATTGGCCGATATAATACGAGCTGAAAGCAATGGAGAATTCGATACAAAGACGGCAATCCCTGGACATGTCCAACAAGGAGGAATTCCATCGCCCATTGACCGTACTAGAGCCGATAGATTTGCCATTAAAGCAGTCCAATTCATTGAAGACCATGTTGAACGTATGCAACAAACGAGATATGAATTGGATTTCCCATTGGATGATGGAGAGTTACAAGCTACTGCTGCTGTGTTGGGTGTTAAAGGCTctcatttgaaatttactTCAATTAGAagattgtttgattttgaaactgaGTTGGGTAGAAGGATGCCCAAAAAAGTGTTTTGGACAAAGACGAGGGGGATTGctgatgatttggttgGTAGAACCAGGTACCATAAAGCAGAATAG